The DNA segment AGAGGGAGCTGGTTGTCAGGCTGAGCGCATTCTTCGAACGTGCTGCCGAGAAGGAGCGCGGTCGATTTCAGGAAAAAATGGGGCAGGTTTTAAGCAAAAAACGGGGTGATAAAGCGTGATGTCGATCAAAGATCGTGATCTGCTCTCCGTGCAGGAGGCGCGGGATCTCGTGGCCAAGGCCAAAGTGGCCCAGAAGATACTGGGGGCGATGGGGCAGGCCGAGATCGACTCCCTTGTGGAGGCGGCAGCGCGCGCCGCTGCGGACGGCGCGGAGAGGCTTGCGAAGATGGCGCATGAGGAGACGGGGTTCGGAAAGTGGAGGGACAAAACGCTCAAGAACCTCTTTGCCGCACGAGACGTAACGGAAGCGATGCGCGGGCTGCGGACCGTCGGGATCCTCCGGGAGGACAAGGAGCGAAGACTGCTGGAGGTTGCCGTTCCCGTTGGGGTGATTGCCGGTTTGATCCCCTCCACCAATCCGACGTCGACCGCGATTTTCAAGACTCTGATCGCCGTCAAGGCGGGAAATGCAATCATCTTTTCCCCGCATCCCAACGCGAAGGGGTGTATTCAGGAGACGGTGAGAATCCTCTCGGAGGCGCTTTCCGCCGCAGGGGCGCCGGAGGGGCTTGTGAGCTGCATGACCGTCCTGGCCCGGGAGGGCACTTCGGAGCTGATGCGGCACAAGGATGTGGCTCTGATCCTGGCTACCGGCGGCTCGGAGATGGTTCACGCGGCCTACAGTTCCGGGACGCCGGCGATCGGGGTCGGTCCGGGCAACACCCCGGCGTTCATCGAGCGCACGGCGGATATCCCCGCAGCGGTTCGGCGAATCATCGAGAGCAAGATTTTCGATTACAGCACCATCTGTGCTTCGGAACAGTCGGTCGTTGTCGATGTCCCCGTGGAGCAGGCGGTTCGGGACGAATTTGTGCGTCAGGGTGGCCGTTTTCTGTCTCCGGACGAGTCCGGCCGGGTTGCTTCCGTCATCTTCAATGCGGCTGGCAAGATGAACGCGCGTTTGGTGGGGCGCAGTCCCCAAATGATTGGAGAGGTCGCCGGCGTGGAGGTCGGTCCCGAGGTCCGCGTGCTGCTTGCGGATCAGGCTGGGGTTGGGCGCAAATTCCCCTTTTCTCAGGAAAAACTTTGTCCTGTCTTGGCTTTTTATTCGGCGGATGGGTGGGAGAATGCCTGTGAGCGTTGCCTGGAGCTCCTGAACTACGAAGGGGCGGGGCATACCCTGGCCATCCACTCGCGGGACGAGCAGGTTGTGCGCGAGTTCGGGTTGAAAAAGCCTGTCTCGCGAGTCATCGTCAACGCGGGATCCTCCCTGGGCGGAGTCGGTGGTACAACGGGGCTGCTCCCCTCGCTTACCTTGGGGTGCGGTGCGGTGGGGCACAACGCGACCTCCGACAATGTCGGACCTCTCAATCTGCTGAATGTGCGGCGGGTTGCTTGGGGCCTGAGGGAGATAGGGGAGCTCTATCCGGCATCCCTCTCTCAAGAGGGCGGCAAGGTGAATGCTGCGGGAATGGACGCGTTGGT comes from the Fretibacterium sp. OH1220_COT-178 genome and includes:
- a CDS encoding acetaldehyde dehydrogenase (acetylating) — its product is MSIKDRDLLSVQEARDLVAKAKVAQKILGAMGQAEIDSLVEAAARAAADGAERLAKMAHEETGFGKWRDKTLKNLFAARDVTEAMRGLRTVGILREDKERRLLEVAVPVGVIAGLIPSTNPTSTAIFKTLIAVKAGNAIIFSPHPNAKGCIQETVRILSEALSAAGAPEGLVSCMTVLAREGTSELMRHKDVALILATGGSEMVHAAYSSGTPAIGVGPGNTPAFIERTADIPAAVRRIIESKIFDYSTICASEQSVVVDVPVEQAVRDEFVRQGGRFLSPDESGRVASVIFNAAGKMNARLVGRSPQMIGEVAGVEVGPEVRVLLADQAGVGRKFPFSQEKLCPVLAFYSADGWENACERCLELLNYEGAGHTLAIHSRDEQVVREFGLKKPVSRVIVNAGSSLGGVGGTTGLLPSLTLGCGAVGHNATSDNVGPLNLLNVRRVAWGLREIGELYPASLSQEGGKVNAAGMDALVNRIVDELAVRLGLN